The region GTTGCCATCGAATAAGAGGTGCTGCAAGCTCCGAACATGTTTCTGATTCactacatctgtaaaagaatgtatatttaaaatgtatttggtatattgtaattattttgtgaatatttattgtgattgtgattattttgtgaatattttgtgattatttcttgtgattattttgtgattatttcttgtgattattttgtgattatttcttgtgattggattattttgtgaatatttcttgtgattattttgtgattatttcttgtgattgGATTATTTTGTGaacattttgtgattatttcttgtgattattttgtgattatttcttgtgattattttgtgattatttcttgtgattggattattttgtgaatatttcttgtgattattttgtgattattttgtgaatatatcttgtgattatttcttgtgattaTTTCGTgaatattttgtgattatttcttgtgaatattttgtgattattttgtgaatatatcttgtgattatttcttgtgattaTTTCGTgaatattttgtgattatttcttgtgattattttgtgattattttgtgaatattttgtgattattttgtgaatatttcttgtgattatttcttgtgattattttgtgaatattttgtgattattttgtgaatatatcttgtgattgtgattattttgtgaatatatcttgtgtttattttgtgaatatttcttgtgattattttgtgaatatttcttgagtttattttgtgattatttcttgtgattattttgtgattatttcttgtgattattttgtgattatttcttgtgattattttgtgaatatttcttgagtttattttgtgaatatttcttgagtttattttgtgattatttcttgtgattgtgattatttcttgtgattgtgattattttatgactatttcttgtgaaatgtaattattcattaatatgtaatttcgctttggcaataatgtaacctgaacattcatgccaataaagcttatttgaatttgaatttgagagACACAGAAACTCCTTCACAAGCTACCATCACTGACATGGACTCAGACAACTCATCTTACAGCACCTAATGTTTCCTACCAACCAATAAAGTCACAGGAACAAATGATGATGCtaattgatgatgatgataattgTCACACAGCATGACATTAAATTAGGAGCAATTGAACTTACAGTCCAGTGGAGAACATCCCGACTGTGAACACGATGCAGGCCCATGACAGAAGCTGCAGTACATCCATAGAAGGAGAGAATAAAAGTCTACTACACTACCTGGTTATGTGATGCACGTGCAAAGTCTGTTTTTATGCACAGATGCTTAAAGTGCATGCAGTTAAAATCGGGATACAGCCTAACTACGCGGATGCGCTCCTTATCTCTCTGTATTTCCGTGTTTGCAGTCAGTGTGCTCGGTgtttctgctctctgattggctctgTGCTGCAGCAGGTGGGGTGGATTTGCTCCAATAGGGATCTGAAACGATAGCGGACGTCGCGTGTTACGTCATCACGTTGACAGAATTTGGAATGTTCAGTTGGTGCAGTGGAGTTTGCTGATGGACTTTGACCTCAGTgagatggatggaggagagCCAGAAGAAGGGCAATGTGCTGGGATAGCTTATTATGCAGTGGGAGTTAAAAATCAGTTGCACAAAATGTGTAATAATAAGCATCACATTAcaaaaacagagaagaagaggctCGATTAACTGATTCGGTAacaatttagtattgcactttcacaagGTGGGGGATCACACAAAGGCCGATTAAAACTaaaatcgagaaaataatgcAACTCAAAAGTGTCAAAAGCGTGTCTTGCTTCACTTCTTTCGAACTCCACACCTCAAGTTTGCAACACAGGCTTTGTTATAAAGTTACAAAAGtaatgcatgcatgcacgcacacattaCATGTTAAACATGCATGATACCTACCTAGTGGCTAGTTTTTAATTCCTTTGAAATTACTTGCAAATTAACCCAATATTAACCTAAAAATGTATcggaaattactttattttaaacattatttaataattatatgccaaaatagcatataatcgttaaaatagggcccttaagCTTGAGAAGCGGcggtgcgctgctcttcatcggaggtggaaaaccaaaactaatagaagacacttctgatcaggcacaaatttcaccattgtgtgacttattgtctacacaaatgtaacctggtatgtaatgattcagggagttttataagacatttcaaataagttatttgctaattattatctatttatcagcagacatggaaataaagcatatagattaactttgtattctttttcctggaaatgtattgaataaattaccagctattagGAAATTGtggaattattaaataatgtttataatagtaattttcgataaattagaggcaaatattggggtaatttggcagtaatttcaaagaaatttcaaataggttacttgctaattatcacctaattactatgaaatttgcggacctgtaaaatgaaatgttaccaCTGACTTATAAGCAGTTCGATATTTGCATATACGTATATCTCAAGTGCATGGAGTCAAAATAGGTGTAGGTTTTAGATTTCAGTTTGTATATTGTTTGTATACTGGTCCACTCTGTTTGCCATTGGTCTAAGCTCCGCTCTaaccagctttgtttgagggcgtgccaaactagccgctaggcaggtatcatgcaaatgtgttggtgacatcaccacgttacagaagaagatgcaggacttcaagcaaggcgtttcaggcagttcagcagcagtgtttctgtggggtaCAGGAACACCCTTtcactttgcagaccttttacatgcacaaaaaaactatataacacactaaaggaaatggagaaaaagcacaaaaacacaagtcaTCTTTAACATgtaatgtgtgcatgcatgcattacTTTTATAAATTTATAACAAAGCCTGTGTTGCAAACTTGAGGTGTGGAGTTCGAAAGAAGTGAAGCAAAAGACGCTTTTGACACTTTTGAGTTGCATTATATGATTTTCTTGATTTTAGTTTTAATCGGCCTTTGTGAGATCCCCCACcttgtgaaagtgcaatactaaattgctGGATTACCTCTTTAACAGAATAGGAAATCAGAAGAAGCATATTTCAGACTCTTTTTagtctttcctttttccttttgaatTACTTGTAATGTTTTACATCTTCAGGCCTCTAAAATTCATATATAATATGAGAAGAAAAATATCACTGCCACCATATACAGCCTGTGATGaggggtcacaagccaaaagaGCTTGGAACCATAGGGTTTATATAATCGTAACTTGTAGGAGGAGAATCTTCTTTATTTCACCATTCTTCCAGTTAGTCAGCTGGTGTTACAGGCATATACTGTGggttttcaaaatgaacaatgCAGTGATTTTACTGTTTAAAATgacaattaaaaacacactccACTGGGGTGCACCAttgtaatttgatttatttcattccatatatcaTTTTTCAACTAGTAAGTGGACCATTCAGGCTGCAGAGTGTTATTTCATGGATATTACATCCAGCATTTAAGATGAGGATTCATTTTTCAAGTTGTCAATTAGAACCTTAAATAACCACCGCCTTCCCATTTAGCAAAGTTCAGGTGGATTTCATGCTAATCACCTTAGAAGTGCTGATGAACTTGTCATACCTCCCCCACCATCATGGACTCGTTCTTCCTGTGTGCAGCTGTCAGGACGAAGCATCAGAGCTGCAGGGTGGATGAGCCTTTCAGCAGTGCAGCCTCGTCGCTGTGAAGCTCTTAATACAAACCCTTTTTCACTAACACTTTTCAAAAATCTCTCAAACTTGACCTTTAACTGCCGTCTTTGATGTATAATTTTctcccttcttctccttcatgtTCTTTTAGTTCtagcctttttttttagtttgcatctgtttgacatttcatttttttccacttaatcttttaagtcattatttttaatgtcattcctccatagATGCTCTTTTGTCTCTGGTTTATGTTATGAAATTGTAATTTCTGAAGCTCCTCGAGGTTCTTTAAATGCACAAAGGTCCTTTTTACAAAACGTTTTCTAGTcttgatatttatatttatatttatattgtcctttcaaacatattttaaatgtaatccAATAATGAATCTATATATTCAGACATTTGTAATAttcaaaaatacatcaaaagtACACTTATTTTTAAACTATATTTACTAAAATTTTGAGGtgcattttttgtattaaaCTTTTGCTCCACCACATTGCAGAAGGAAACACTGTATTATGCTCTGTAACTATCTGATGGTTGTAGCTACAAGACATTTTGCAGAGTAAGATTTTGCATACAACATTAATGTAAAATCATGAAAATATTGCAGAGTTTTATAGAATGCAACTCCAACTGATCTGAAAGCATGAAACTAGGCAGATAAGAGGGTTTCTGGGTCTCCAGTTTTTGGGGATTTTCATTGCATTTGTTGTACAAATTTCTGATTTTAAAGATTCTTGCCATCTCCAATTTGTGTGTATTCATTTGTGATGCATGTCGATCATAACATATGCATCAATAGTTTTACACTCTGATGGGTACCATATTTCACAATGGGTGCTTTTTACCCAGGTAAAGGCTTTGAATACTTCCATATCAAGTTGCAGGTTTTAGAGATTATTAATTGCAAATCTTAAAGTTGCAATCTGACTGCGTTTCATGATCTTTGCACATTGCTGTATGACGTGATGTAACATTACTGAATCATGTTTGGTCTGTTTCATCATCCTGCATTAACCTACTACACAGAACTACACAGATACATGGGTGCTAGATTTCTGAGAGCGTGTGATCATCTGTGGTAAATTTAAACTATGACGTGATTatggaaaaacagacaaactcAGTTTTATGTCCTGGTTTTGAATGTATATGTTGCGTGGTTTTACAGGCGATGGTGACTTTTGACAGTTTTCAGTCAGCTCTGAGGTCTGCAGGTATGAAGGTGTATGTGTGCACTGTGCTCCTCTTCATTCCAACAGCCCACTGAGTGGATGGATCCTCTGAAGAGTACGAACAGAGCAGCAAAAGGAGAGTGTGAGTGAGGAGGCGAGAGTGACACCTTCACACCCAGTTGTCAGTTTGCTTGTgggcctctctctttctctgcgcTATCCAGTTCTCTCGCACCTCTCTCATCGCCCCCCCCTTTCGGCTCTCGTGTTTGGTTTTCAGACTGTGAAATCTAAGCCAGGCCGAGCCGTGTCACCGCAGGGATGAAAGACgggagagggcagagaagagGGGATGAGAAGGTTGGGAAAGACCTGGGGGTGGGAATGTGGAGGGGGAGATTTCATCGGACGGGTGATGCTTTGCCAAAATATTGTGTCATCCATCAAAATCTCAATGATGTCAGCAGGGATTTCAAGACCCAAAATAAGAGCTGATAAAAACCCTGAGAGAAACGTTCATTACATcacaatgttttttatttcactaaAGATTTTGTTCACGTCATAAAACAGTTTCTTATAGTTTTCTctatatacacatttacatataaacatttaCAAAATGACACAAGCATGTTTAACAAGACAACTGCAAATGTATTCTGGGAAGTCCCTTCAGTTTGAGGTTTGACAATGTGCAGGTGGAATCACACCTGCACATCAGCCAGTGTACCATGTACAGTAGAAATGAGTGAATAACCGTAAGTACTGAAGAAGCTCAGCTCCCTGAAATCCCTGTTCGTTTTAATATGGATCTGTCTCTTGATCTCTCAACCTCTGATCACAAGCCCTCATGAGAACATGTAATTGAATAGTGAGAACTTGTGACACACAAATAGATATATTTTTTGAGGATCCAAATTAATTCTGgtgcatttcttttaattttgtaaatgaATATGGGCAGTATTATCGGCTCATGAGCcgaaaaaaggttgagaaccactggtctgGATTAGACTATTTGTTTTCTCGTGTTGTTTTATAACTGAACTGAAGATGTCAGATGCTTTCAGTGGTGTTCATCTAAACCACAGTGACTGCTTTTGTGTCAGTGTGGATGCCACTGTGGTGCTTGAAGAGACTTGAGGAGATACAACAGGGAGCTGAGTGCTACACAACAACATGACAAAAATCCTACATAATGTATACCACTTTGGCAGTAGACGACAACATTTCCAATACACAGAATTAACAATTTCTCTACATGTAGAGGAAGAAAAATGAGCTGCAGATCAGGAGCATAATGCAAATCTGTACCAATGATGAGAACACAGGATATGAAAGACACTGTAATGTTCTTGTCTTTTTTCAATACTAAGTATTTTTGATCAGTTTGCTTGCAGTTTTGTTCGTAATGAAAAATGAGTGCATCTTAAAGGGTCGAAAAAATGAGAATTTCCAtcctcataataataaaaaaaaaggtcctcTTCTTTGGAACGATCCACGTTCCACATTCACGCACACTCACAGCACTGTCCACACtcgtataaaaaaaaaaaactgtataaaaaaaatctctgagtGTTCGTTCGTGGTCCCAATGACCGGCATTAGGTTAGCATTGTCTCTGTTGTGGCGTCCAGCTCAGCCTTTAGTGAAGCATCAAAGCTAATAGGACTGGGATCGTGGTGAAGAAGAGTGAAAAGGAGACCAGCTGTGCTGCTGAACTGCCGACGCTCCTCTGGACTTTTGGCTCCATCACAGCGGGGTCATCTGAGGAAAGAAAGAGTTGGATTTCATCATTCAGGCACGGTAAACACACCCAGCTGAGCTCCTCTCAGACATGGGACCGCTGTGACTATTTTGCATATGTCTGGTATTTTGTTTTAGAAGAATCCTCACCTGCTGGGAGCCGGTTGGAGGGGTTGTGAACTCCTCCATCAGCAGGAAACTTCCCTTTTTCTCCATCTGAGCTTTTCACTGTATCTTCTGCCTTGGATTTATCCAGATTGGTCTTTCCGGAGCCTTTATGTCCGCCGACATCCACTCTCAGCTTCAGACAGTCCTGGCCGTGGTGATGCATCGGCTTGGCTGTTAGAAAGAGGGTGAAGTTTTAATACAAGAAACCTTCTTGAGATCACAATAAGTTGATACAAATGTTATTATTGATACTTACAGATATAATAATAGCTCTCTCCCTGTCTGAACTCCTTGCCCAGGGTGAAGGGTGTAAAACGCTGGAACTTCTCGGAGAATTTCTCAGGGGCATGGGGAGCGAACGGCCGCGAGCACTCCCAGCGGAGCTGGTCAAAGGAGTGAGGCTTGCACACCTCGTAGTCCTCCTTCTCCACCATGTACAGCACGTAGCGCTCGGCCGCGTGCGATGACACCTCGCCGTGGGTGTAGTGGGGGCAGATGATGTCCAGATAGTCATTGATGCGCACTTCCACTGCATACTCATCCCACAGGAAGCTGTAGAGAGacaggagggaaggaggaggttACTGACAAATGTCTTCATCCGGCGTGggaatgcttttattttgcatAACATGAATAACAGATATTGCCTGTTACACGTTTTCAACACACGCTCTGGCCTGACAGCTTGGCTCATACAACACACATATTAAGAATGACAATGAGAGCAAATAATCACACAGAcacctgcaacaacaacaacaaccaggcTTAGTCATAGAAATAATACATGTTAACACACGCTAACACACAGGTGCAGCTACCAGGGCGGAGGTCATGTACCATGTGAGGGTGTTTGTGTTGACGTGTTGCGGTGTGCTTGTGCAAACCCGTCACTGGGACAGAATTAGAAAGAGCCTGATCAGGCCGGACTTGTTCACTTAGACAAGAAAACACACCTAGAATCGCATAAAGCCCTTCCACCATCCCACTCGCACGCCTTCCTGCTCTCCTCCCTTCTTTTACACTCCTCACCTGTTTACAACAAGACAAGACCTACCTTCTATCTGTACAACCCTGTATATCTTTCCATCAAGTCCTTTTAAACTGTTTCTGTCTCACTGATGTTTGTCCATCAGTGTTGAAGCTCCTGTTTCGACTACTCCTCACACTAATTTGCTGTCTATATCTGTCTCTCAGATTTCATCAAAGACGGAGACAGAGTGGGTGGAGACAGTCAGACTGtcgctgtctttctctctcttttcatcttTACCCTTCATTTAGTTTTACGGCTCTTTCTGAGCCTCCCCGTCTCCTCTTTGCTCACTTCCTCTGCTTGTTTGGTGTCTTAATGAAGTATAGAAATGCTGCACTGCACAATTTGCGCCAATGATCAGTCAGTCAGAATACATTTTTCAGGGAGTTGAGTTAGTTTCACCTTAGTAGAACTTTCACTTATTGTTAATCAGTAACTCACGAGCAAATCTAATCTGGTATCTTAACTTTCAGTTTGACATCTTTCCTTCAAAGTAAACATGATGCAGGCGAGGCCGTGCTATGCTGCAATACGTGCAGCTGGCTGGCATGTTGCTACTACTGCTGCGAGATCAGCCAAAAGCCAGGAGGTGAAGAAAGATTGATACGTGCGTAATACTCTGATTACATCCTTGGGAGTAGCAGGCTCTAATCCTCACATCTAATCTGTGTTTAAACTCAATGACATGTGGATGCCTGTGTTTAGTGTGAGTGAAAGTGACAAGAAAGCAGCTCCTGTGTGTCTGCCactgtttatatgtgtgtgccCCGGCATCAAAGCGTCGGACGTGGTGGCCCCCGGCCCCCCCCCTATCCTGTCCTGTTGTTGTGGCTCCTGTTAGGACCCCCCCTGGCCAAGTCACAGACACACTGGCTCCAAACATGGGCCTCTAACCCCTCCTTACtgcctctgtatgtgtgtgtgtgtcggtttGGGCTAACCTATACCTGTCAAAACATGCTTTGTTAGCTGAGCACAGCTCTACACTTGTTATCCAGGGCTAACAGGCTGATCACCACCCTCCACTCGCaatcactgctctctctctctctctctctctcagaaaaGCCTctttgtacgtgtgtgtgtgtatgtgcgtgtacACTGTGTAGGTGTgcctttgtttgtgtttgcgaGTGCAAGTGTTTCAGCGAAATGAAAAGAGACAGCCTGTAGCAGCCTAATTGGCCAAATAATCTCCACTCTCATCTCATTCCTCCTTTGCTCTGTTTTCTTTGAGTCAGACCGGTAATAACAGAGTCGGAGAAAACACTTGGAGATCTCTAGTTGTTCCCTCTGAAGTAAAGAGTTTTAAATTGTATGGAATATCCCCTTTTTCCCACGCTGCGCCCTTGTTAGTGGCCCGGCCGACCTCCGCGTTGCAAACACAGGCTTGTCAAAAGCCAACAAAAACAGATTCTGTTGCTAATTTCATTCATGCGTTTAAGAAAACTTTCCTTTTATccttctcctcacctcctcctcctcctctacttcATTGGCCTGGCTAATTAAAAGCTGTTAGGGGCCTGGGGCCAACGTGTTCTCTAgaaaaggaggggaggaggaatgAATGGGGTGTAATTATACCCTTTCCCTCCCCAAAGACAGAATGGCTGAAGGCTACAGGGCCCCTTCGACCCCTGTGCTTCACCCCATGTGGAGCTTTCACTACCCTCACTGGCATGGATGTGTGTTATATGTGTGCTCATATGACTGTCAGTGGTTTCACAGTTGCATTTGTTTGTGCTTGAAtgagtctttttttattggCTGTGGATTGTGTTATCTTTATCCGAAAAAAAGGTAAAGGAACTGGAGGTCCTTTGCTTTTCCTTAAAGGACATAAAGATAAAACTGCCTGTTGAACTAGACCAGAGTTTTACAGCGCAAAACCGCGtcttctcctccatcctccttgcTCTTTACGTGTCACTCATCAGAGCTCTCCACTCCTGGAGACTCCTGTATCTCCCTGCGTCTGCCCTCGCCTCTGACTGACAGCTCTCGGGAGAGTGAGAGTCGCATTAACGTGATAGCTATGTCGTATGCGAGAGCGAGAGCCAGGTGTGTGAGCTGCTGCAAACCTACTTTCCACACAGTGTCTTCTTCCCttgtgttggtttgtctgtgtgtgtgtgtgtgttttcagaggaGAGGGATCCTCTGAAGACCCTTATTCAGGGCGTCTCATGCCCCAGGCTGGTGAGCACATCTGTTTATCGAGGCCTACTGAAGCCtcttgtgtgtttgagtgtgtgtgtgtgtgtgtctgtgtgagtttTCTTGCATGTGACTGAGGTGTGGGTAAACAGCAAGGGTTGAAGGTGGCTGTATCTTTCTTCCTGTCTGCCGCAAACAGGTCAACTCTCACTATGAAGCTACTCTTGCTTTTGCGTCAGCGGGCAAGTTGTGCGTGCTTGTGTGTTAAAGGTCTAAATGACAGTAGGTGAGTTATTCAACACTTGTCCTCCTGCACTTAAGCTTTGAAGTCTTGCCATTGTCCTGTGCTACCAcctctttcattttctttttttcccttccacccctcttctttctttttcctcatttGTCCCCTGAGCTTTTGCTGGTTTTCGGTCAAACAACTGACACAGGGAGTCTGTCTTTCATCGTCCCTCTGGGGAGAGTGCTTCAAACTGGCAGCCGGGTCGAGGGGTTAGAGTTCAGGGTCGCAACTTCTCACACCATCTGAGTCAGCACTGAAGACATTTGTTTCTCTCACGGAGCGAGTCAGCACCAACTGAAACTCTGAACAGATGCATCCCCCCACCATTTGCTCTGCAGGTAGTCCGTAGTAAGTGTGCACACGCTGGAATGTCACAACGGGGAGGGGGCGGGGGGCTGCGGTTTGGATGGTTTACTATGTTCACTCATCAGATTTCCAGTCGCGCACTCTTGCACACTTTTACTTTGACGTGTTCACTTAATACCCTATTAATTTGCTGCGGTATGGCAGATTCACACCTCCTTTCACGCGGGCCGAGGAGCTGTCAGTGCTTCTAATGGGTTTAGCTGCTCACTAGTGGGATACTCCATTATAGCCAATCTAATATACACTGAAAAGTCTTTCCATATTAGCTTCCAATGTAATCTACCTTCATTCCTCCTCTATCTCGTTTGCCCAGTGGGAATTCTTCCTCCACTAGGCACCAATGTAATCTTCTGTCCCTACTACTATAGCACTTAACCCTATAGTTTCTACTACATGCAAATCAGTGTGCTTATGCACGATGTTGTTAAGACACTGAGAATCCTTTTGGCCCCTTTGCAAGATGAGCTTTTAAAATTGTCAACCCTGCCGTTTCTCACTTATTCAATTCCAAACTTCTCCCCTCCCTTCATCCATCACTGtccgctctctcctccctccgtctGCCTCTCCTTTATTCTTCCAAAATCCGCCCATccccccttctccctctcctctatGTTCCCCTGTCTCTTAATGCTGACATAATATACCAGCGCTCTTCATCCAGGCTAATTTCTCAACACAAATCCCTTTCTCCAGTTCACCCTTCTCTCACCCTGCAACCcggcctctcctcctcctcctcctcctcctcctcctcctcctcctcctctcttgccCCTGAAATCTTTTCACCCA is a window of Sebastes umbrosus isolate fSebUmb1 chromosome 11, fSebUmb1.pri, whole genome shotgun sequence DNA encoding:
- the efna1b gene encoding ephrin-A1b, whose translation is MDLVYLVCLALSIGAWFACAERHSVFWNSSNPNFLWDEYAVEVRINDYLDIICPHYTHGEVSSHAAERYVLYMVEKEDYEVCKPHSFDQLRWECSRPFAPHAPEKFSEKFQRFTPFTLGKEFRQGESYYYISKPMHHHGQDCLKLRVDVGGHKGSGKTNLDKSKAEDTVKSSDGEKGKFPADGGVHNPSNRLPADDPAVMEPKVQRSVGSSAAQLVSFSLFFTTIPVLLALMLH